In Dama dama isolate Ldn47 chromosome 22, ASM3311817v1, whole genome shotgun sequence, the genomic window GTGGATTAGGGACACTGCCGGTACTTCTAAATCCTAAAGAcaagaagggaaaacaaaaagaaagaaaaaaacccacaggtTGTTTCTGGAGGAAAGAGTGAAAGAGACTAGGGAGTAGAAATATGCTCACACATATCAAATCAAAGTGTCCAGTGAGACAACATTGACCTCTAAAAATGTAGGCTGGCTTCTCAGGGACGTGGTTGAATTTTCCAGGCTGGCTGGGTTAATAGGTAACTATGACACAGTGGCTAAGTCTAGAACACCTATCTGGCTTTACCGCAGAACTTGTAGTttgctgggcttccttggtggctcagctggtaaagaatctgcctgtaatgcaggagacccaggtttgatccccgggtcaggaagatctcctggagaaggggatggctacccactctagttttcttgcctggagagttccatggacacaggagcctggtgggctaccatccatggggtcgcaaagagtcagacatgactgaaagactaactTGTAGTTTGTTAATAGCTGAGAAGGGGCTCAAAATCATAAAGACCTGAATATCCACAGTCATCGATAAACCAAAGGAGGCAAATATTTGGGGAATAATTTGTGGAGGAAAGAAGAAACGTAAAAATCAGAAATAGGTGCTGTCAAAAggaccaaaaaagagaaaataaaaagaagagaaattaaagtGGAAGCTTAGAAGATGTGTTAACAAGGCTGTGTAGGACGTTGGGGAGCAGTGCTCTTTCCGCTGTGTGTAAGCCATGAAGATACTGTTCAGGCGTTGCTCATGCTCTAGAACCAAGGCCTGCAGGACAGAGTAGGGAAGCCTGTTCTGAATGCTGATTCCAGCCCTTCTTATTTCCCTGTGCTCATGGGACCCTCATCCCCAGAATCTCTGAGCAATAAACAGCCGTGAACATGTTTGTCCTTGACATTTCTCTGGCAAGAGGAGATGTGCTCAGAGAAAAGATCATGGTTAGCCTTGCAGCTGGGGTCAAGCAGAGGGAGCTGGCACTGTGCTCATCCAAAAGGGCGTGTGGAGTTCATTTCAGGTTATGAACAATTGTTCTTCAAGgcttcgtctttttttttttttttaagccactctTTAGAATGGAATTGCTCTAGGAGCAAACAGCGACACCTGGTGCCCATTTGAGTTATCGCACCCTCTTCCAATTTCACTTCCTTGCCACTCAGGCCTGAGTGTAGGCTGCTGTTTTTGTCTACAGGTCAGATCGCCCATCACTGAAAAATTTGCCCCCACGCCTCACACCCACTCCCCCACTCCACTCCTGTCTTCCTCCCCTACTTATAGATCATCAATTTTATTTCCAGCTGTGTACACAGAAAAGACAAGATGATGGTGATTTGGAATTAATGAATAGAAACAGGCAAGAAGGTCTGAGAGGAGAAAGTAGGGGATTAATTAGCTGTGAAATCAGCAGATTTAcctccagagaaaaagaaaaatgctggaATAATGCCTTCTCCTTTATGGTTGATTTTTTTAGCCAGGCAGCTAATCTGGAAGATGGAGGCTAAGACCTTCAATATGCAAAATGTCATCTTTATTCAATATTTCagagcaaacaaatgaaaaaaaaaaaaaaaaaagaagaagaagagtgtgtatgcatgctctgttgcacagttgtgtccaactctttgtgaccccatggactgtaactcaccagactcctctgtccgtgggatttcccaggcaagaatactggggtgggttgccatttcctactccaggggatcttcctgacccagggattgaatctgtgtttcctgcattgacaggtgaattctttaccacggagccacctgggaagcaaaagaaGAGTGCGGGACTCCTTACTTGCTAAGAGGCTCTAGACTGGAGGCAGCTATTCACAAATGTGTTGCCTGCTTGATACAAGTTGGTTTACTCTGGGCCTTGCCTTGGAAATTCAAACACTGACTGAAGCTTCAAAGCATGTACAGATGGGGAGACCCAGACAGCAGCCTCAGAACTCTTGAAACGACTATGAGAAAGATGTGATTCAGAGACTGGGAACGTCTAGAAATTGTGAGATCTTGATTGACAAGCTAAAATCAGACTCTGCTCTTTGACTTCCAAGGCAGTATCATCTGGCCGGCAAGTGACTAGCGTGGCTCCCTTAAGGTAGCATATTTCTGGTTCTTTGGGAGAAGGGCAGGTGGCAATATCTGAACAAACCTGGAAGAAGCCTATGACAGCCACCTCAGCAGCAGCAATGAATTCCATGGCAGCTTGGACATCTGTGAGCCGCACAGGTTCCTGGACGCCGGGACCATCTAGACAGAGACGAGGGtaggggtgggaggaagagagagagagagagagacagagagcttgCAGGTACTGAGTGGAGAAAAAGCAACTCTAAATCACAAGGGCATCTCTATTTTTCCTCTTCATACTAAGGCCAAAGGGATTTGGGAGTGCAGATGTCATTCCAAGGCTTTATTTCTTTACTAACTTGTGTGTGGGGGGGACTTCTCTCATAAtaacctattttaaaataatatttatttatttatttggctttgccaagtcttagttgtagcacgaagaatctttagttgaggcatgtgggatctagctccctgaccagggatcgaacctgggaccccctgcattgggagcacagagactTAAGTCAtgggcccaccagggaagtccatgatagcctatttctttctttttttcttttttagcctaTTTCTTAAGGATGCCAGACTCCCCTCTTCTCTGCTAGGCGAGGCAGATTTTTATCCAGCATCTCCTGAAAAGTTCCTAGGTTTGGGGGACAAATACCCAGAGTTCTACCAAtattcccttcccttcttccaaTAACTCTTTCACCCCCTGGTCACTCAAGTGCTCCTTTCTCTTACCTGATGATTCCTGAATTTCTGCAGCAACTTCCGGGGATGGTTTGTATGTGAAGAGAAATAACAGAATCAGGCATCTGGAGGGCATGGCTCCCACTTTCTTGCTCCTGTTCCACGCCCTGGTCTTGGTGTTTGGAGCCGCTGACATAGGGCAGCCCACTCTGCAGTTAATGGATTGTGGCGTAATTTGTGCTCTGGGAACACTGCAGCTGACTCTGGGGCACGGGGACCTTCAACTTTTGAGATAAGAGACAGGATTCGGTAACAGGGCCTCAGAACAAAACCAGTCAGAAGAAAGTCAGGCTATTtcctttaaataaaacaaaacattctaTGCCAGGTGGTTGACTTAGACACTATGGACGTAGCAATCATGGTGATCTGATCACCTCTCCCAGCTTAGATCGTTAATATGAAAGATGAGCAGTTAAATAGatcatttaaatgtaaaatggaaAGTGATTAAAAAATTGGGAAACTCATAGGGTGCTAGGAGAAGATGAACTAAGGACATTTTGGACAATGATGGTGTCTGGTGAAAGCTTTCTTCCTGCAGGGGGGCGCccaagcagtgtgtgtgtgcacactcagtcatgtctgactccagggaagaatactggaatcggcTCCATGGCCTTCTCCTTGGATCTTCCCCACAcacggatcgaacctgcatctcctgcactggcaggcagttttaccactgtaccacctgggaagtgtgcCTAAGCAGAGTCCTGGGTAAATCAAACTTTTCCAGGCAATGAATGTGGAAAGGGAGTTTCACGTAAAGAGCCAAAGCACTGAGATGCAAATGTGGTGTGCAAATTATTAACCAGAGAAATATTAGTAATTGAGCATTACcagaaaatggaataataaatCTGGGCAGAAAGGCATTCTGAGGCCAGATCCCAGGGGACCTTGTATACTAAGCGTAGGAGTTTCAACTGTATTTTGCAGGTGATGGGAAGCCACTGAAGAGCTTAAGCAGGAGAGAAAGAATGCCTGATGTGGCCCAAGTGCCTGTGGAAATCCAAGGCATTCCCATAGGCAAGGGATATGTAAGTCTCAAGCTTAGTAGAAGCTTctatccatgggtttgcaaagagttgggcatgactgaagcaactcagcatgcatgcactatatgataataaaatacactgagggacttccctgctggtgcagTGGATGGGAATCTGCCTGAAGATTCAGGaaacacagattccatccctggtccagaaagatcccacatgccttggagcagctgagctcatgagccacaactattgagtctgtgctctagagcccaggagctgcaactaccaagtctgtgctctagagactgttctgaaacaagagaagcaactCCAATGgaaagcccgagcaccacaatgaagagtagcccctgttcaccacaactagagagagcctgtgTGTAGCAAGACTCAGTGGGgccaaagatagaaaaaaaaatgtaattaattaaaaaaaagactccttgcttccattTGACCCttgttcgatctctggtcaggtaactagatcctacatgccgcaactaaTATCCACCACAGCAAGTgaaactcatgtctgactctttgagattccctggattgtagtctgccaggctcttctccatggaattctccagggaagaatactggagtgggttgccaggggatcttcctgacccagggattgaacccgggtctcctgcattgcaggcagattttgtaAAGATGGTGACatgtgagtcaccagggaagtcacagcaaagcaaattaaaaaaaaaaaaaagaacatgcttattaaaaaataaataaataaattgagatTTTTCTAGCATTTGCACTGAAACAGGGGGGTGAAACTGCTCCCAATGATGTAAAACCTCCTGTACTGAGCTCTGCCCACCTCTTCTGAGGAAACGCATGAATGGGAACCATCCAGTTACCATATTTGCTTGAAGGGAGAATGCAGAGAAAGGAGGGTCTCAGTCAGCTCTTATAACCGCTTTATTCTTGTTCTCTTGTGCTGTTTACAGTGTCTCCCAGAAAAGGAAAACCCCAGTTGGCAGGGAACGTGATGAGGGACCTTCACTGAACCAGCAGTAACCACAGGAGAatccaggggtgggagggagagacaAGGACCTGAGGCAGAAGGACTGTGCTAGTTTGCCCATCTTCTGATCTCCAGTTGCTCAAATGGGAATAAAAGAAGGAATATTAAATGATCGTCTATGGGACAGAGAACTTGGGAGATCTTGGCCATGATCAGGAGGGCAGGATGAAGGCCCGGATTTTAAGCATCTTGTTCGGGTATCACTGGGAGACACCGTGTGGAAGAGGGTGCAGTGCTAAGAGATGGTGGAGGGTGCTGGGGAAGGGGCCCAACTGTGACCAGGGAGGAGGGACTAAGGGCTCTTCTGGGTGGCAAAGATAGGCAGAGCAAAGGGCAGAGGCGCTCATTCTGTCCAGTCCTTCTTAATGGACAGGTTCCACTCCCAGGTGAGGTGGTCATGCTTGTCGTCGTCGGTGAAGAAGGACTTGTTGTGGTAAGTGCCTCGGGCCAGCATGCCCTTGGGGGCCTCCTCAACTGGAGTCAGAAACTCATATTCCTCTGGCCGAGGCCCGTAGCTGCCCACCATGAACGTTGCTTTATCcactgggaagaaagaaaagttcaTTAGGATGAGAGCCTATTAGATGGAGACCCTGCACGTGACAATTTGGAGCAGAGTTCACTGTGATCAAAGCCAAGAGCAATGGTTTCCAAGCCTGGCTAAATATCAGATTTACCTGgagcaactctttttttttttttttttccttaaaaaacattttttaaatggaatctCTTCATAGTGCAGTATACTTTGATCCCCTGTCAATCCATTTGATCCCCTGTCAATTTAGTCAATCTATGGTTAGTACTGTTGTGAGTCCCAAGAATCAGTCTTTAAAACATATCACAGCTGACGCTGAGATTCAGGAAAGCTGAGGAATCAGTGCCCTAAATCAATGGGGATCAAGACTCTAAGGAGATGTAGCAtattatatcattaaaaaaaaattccaggtaCTCCAAAAGTACacacttccagttacaaaataagtaaGTCCAGGGATCtactcaacccaggaatcaaacctgggtgtcctgtattgcaggcagattctttaccaactgacccagggaagccctaaagtacAGCGTGGTGACCATAGTTAACAATACTACATTGTGTGTTTGAAAGTTGCAGAgttgatcttaaaagttctcatcacaagaaaaaaaattgaaattgtgaGTGGTGATGGGAGTTAATTAGACTAATTActgtaattattttacaatatgtaCACGTACAGGTCACTATGCTGTatgcctaaaactaacacaatgttatatgccAGGTATATCTCAGTAAAAAATCCTGAAACTAATTGAGACCTGGGTTTTGATCTCAGCTCTGCAACTATCTACGTTTTGGggattctgtttcttttctataCAATACAGCTTGAGGATCTTCTATCTACAAACTATCATTCTGTGGATAGTTGCAAGAGATAAGGTAAAGCTGGTCATCAGAATGAATGAAATCATGAATGTAGTAATTAGATGAAATGGGAAGACCAataatttggttaaaaaaaaaaagtatcagtgAACTGAAACAGATAGTAAAAGTAGCCAACCAGAGTTATTAAAAGGTGAGCAACTGggctatatattaaaattaataaggaTTAGAAAGTTTAAGTAAAGGTAGGTGGGCAGGCAGGTGACGTTTAAATTGACTGTTAATTTGGATACGTTTGGAGGACTAGCTGCAGACATCCTTGACGACCTTTTGCCCAAGTGACACATTAGAATCTTTACACCCAAAGGAAAATAGGAAATTTAACTATTTTTTCGTGAGACTAGGTATTGGAAGAGCAAGGACGATCTTTCAGGTTAACAATCTTCTGCGGGATTTGAGTCATTAAGTGGTTCTTTACTTCGTGCTAATTGATCACTGTCTTCCTTAGCTTTCATTGATGGATTTGGTGGAACTGACCTATGCATTACTGCTTCACACCTCTAGGGGACGCTGTTCCACACCATCAGGTTAACGAAACGTTAGAAGTGCTTTCATCAGCCTTccacctttcatttttctctgctcCTATTAACAGAACACAACTGAACATGTACCGTTTAGGTGCAGCTTGTCAAGAAAACTGTAGATTAAAGAATGTGATATTATTTGTTTCAgttacaaagtgaaagtgaagtcgctcaatcgtgtccgactctttgcaaccccatggcctgtagcctaccaggctcctccgtccatgggattttccaggcaagagtactggagtggcttgccatttccttctccagaggatcttcccgacacagggatcgaacccgggtcttctgcactataggtagacgctttactgtctgagctgcttTTCTCCATTCtagaaagaggttttttttttttttttttttttttccttctattctttGGTTAGGAAATTGAGCCCCgcagcccacccctcccccctgccAACAGCCTATCACATCCATCACATGCTACTGGCACCTCCCATTTGGGTAGGTCTTGCCTCTCTTGGATTTCTCTGACACTCAGGTTTTTCACTTGtggattcagttcaattcagtcgctcagtcatgtccgactctttgcgaccccatgaaccacagaaccacaggcctccctgtccatcaccaacaactggagttcacccaaacccatgtccatggagtcggtgatgccatccaaccatcttatcctctgtcgtctccttctcctcctgccctcaatctttcccaccatcagggtcttttccagtgagtcagctcttcccatcaggtggccaaagtattggagtttcagcttcagcatcagtccttccaatgaacacccaggactgatctcctttaggatggactggttggatctccttgcagtccaaaggactctcaagagtcttctccaacaccacagttcaaaagcatcaattcttctgcgctcagctttctttatagtccaactattgctttttaaaaaaaatttcaagagtACATTTACGTACTTGAATTCAAACTTGGTTGTGTTCACTTGCATGCcatgttgcttcagttgtgtccgactctttgcgaccctatggactgtagccctccaggctcctctgaccatggagttctccaggcaagaatattggagtccgttgccatgccctcctctggagaatcttcctgacccagggatcgaattcttATTCTTCCCATTTATAAGTAATAAAATCGGATTTCAGAAGCAGAATGCTGAAGGTTGGTGGCTGACCCAGTCTTAACTAGGGTTCCTTTAACATGGAAATATATGTGTGCCTCTCCAAGGGTGAATGTCCACAGCTCTCATCAGATTCTTAAATGAGTCTAGGACTAAACATTGCTAATAACCTGAAGTTTACGTGTCCCTGAGAAGCAGAGTTTGGGACAGTGGAAAATGTGCATACTTTACCTTTTACCCCCGTCCGATAGGTGTGTTGAACATACTTCAGTCCTGACACAATATCCTTGTTCACCTGTAGGTGGGAAGGAGCCAAGTGATTCAGATTAAAGAGAGTCTTCCGTTTTTCCTCATCTTTCATGCTGATCTGACCTAGCTGATGCTTCTCTGAGGATGAAAGGACTGAAGATTTAGTTCAGAATAAGTTACTACCATCGTTTAGCCTGGCAATGAGGCAGAGATTAAAGAGAGGAAGTCACGAGACTCAGTGTTACCGAAGCTGGTTCCAATTGTCGAACACCATGATTTCTGGTGTGGGTGAGGGGATGGTTAATTAGAACACTGTCTCAATACTCTATATTACATTTCTCCTTCCTCCATGGCCCAGAGAAGGGTCTTGAGCTCCTTCTCCCTGAAGACTGGCCATAAGATCTTTCTTGTTTTTACGTTACAAAGGCATTAATGGAAACTAATTATTATGTAAATATCTGAAAATTCTAATCTCAGAAATGATCCACCTAGCATATGAAAAACAAACAGGGAGAAAAGTCGTGATGGAAAGTTGGACCTAGAAGATGATTTTGCTTGTAACGTAACTGTGATTGGAGTCTAGAGATGAGATGAGTCACAGGAAAACAACCCCCTTGGATGAAAATAATGGGTGAAATCCATTTGCCTCTGGCATATAGTTTGGATGGCTGTCATTCTCAGATGTTGTCTGGAATCTTGCCACTTTCCCAAGCCTTTCAGAGAAAATTTGCTAAAGCGGAATGAAAATATAGACAGGTCAAGCACTTTATTTTTCCATGATTCATTCTACTTAGGGCTGAACCGGTCTGTTAATTTTATACCATGGTCATGTTTATACAAGCAAATTAAAGTGAGCATGGCACCATTAGCTGGGTGGCTTTGCTAATTGTTTACCCATGTAAGAATGAAAGTGTATTGTTTCTCCTGGACAATAACCAGGGCTCCAGTTTTTGTTTTGGATAGAACAATTAAAGCAGTCTGTCAGTGatacattttgttttgttggCAGTGAGGTAGTATAGCCATGAATACTTCCTGCTTAGGTTTGGAACAATCACTCAGCAAAACCTGTAGCATAAAGCTATCAAAAgtagacagaaggaaaaaagctTCATTGAAGAAAGTGTGATAAAATGAAACCCGAACTTTCTAATTCTTCTAACTTCTGCATGTGACTCATagatatagggaaaaaaaaacccacatcctTCTAGAAGCCTCTAAGCTGGTCTCCTGGGCATAGTAGAAGATGTGGTCTGGTGGgtaaaagaccaaaaaaagacagaaatagtggTGGAGTAGTAATAAGgacttcaaaaaagaaagactCTTTTGTTTTCCTACTGCTCCACAGATCTTCCGTTTAATATAAACATGGTTGAGATGGACAAAAGAAAAGTGTGAATATTCCTTGTTATTCCCTGCCGCTACCTGCCCACCCTTCCTGATTGTCTTCCACCCCATGAGGAAGAAGCTTTGGGAACTAAAACCGAGAGCCAGATTTagggagaaatagaaattaacAAAAAGTATGCCAATGTGATAATGcaagaaatttgattttttttcttcttctgattaCAGAAAGAATTTAAACTTTATACAAATATACAGGCAGGGCCAGATACTTACTTTGAAGTTAATTTTTACTCTATATTCAACACCTTCCTTTAggacaaagttttcttttttaagggctTCCAGATCCCCtgtagaaatgaattttaaaagagttAATTCTCATTGGAAGGACATTCACAAGAAGATGAATGAAGTCGAAGTTCCTGAGCCATTTTCTGAACTCCTCAGAGCAACATGGCCCCCACGGTCCTCAGGTCAAAGAATGTTTGAGATTAGTCACTGCACAAACACACATTTGGAATGCCTGAAATCTTACAGCAGATGCGAAAGAAACATGATAGAGCTTTCCCGCCAAGTTTGACTGCAATCTTAAGAATACGTAAGACTTTTTGCTTAAAGACTCTGCCCCCAGTCCTCAAATATATAGGAGAAAAATATTATGTAAGAATGCCAGCTATTTGTTTTTGTAGGTTTGTTAATGTGTGTGGTGTTTTCTAAGCTTTAGAAAATGTGCTTGTTTGGTTCCTTTTTATCattctaaaaaatatataaaataaaaaaatttaaaaaatatacttttgtacttaattttgcttttgcatttgcaatttcatacttttttttcttaaggaaaataaaacttatCACTTAAGTTCTAAAGGCTTCAGGCTCCATAAAACTGGCATCTGCCCCCTAATTCATGTACCTTGGTTAGAGAGGTGGTCTTTGCTCCTTTCCCAAAGTGATCCTGTGTAATTTGACATTtggtgtgactgtgtgtgttttGCACAGTTTTGTGCAAAATTTCATGCATATAGCTGGCATCATCTAGGATTCACCTCAGTAGCCTTCTTTTTGGTGACGGAAAACCAAGGTTTTCTTGTTGCTGGGGAAAAGGGACAGAGACCAAGTTTTCCCTGCAGGATCGATCATCAGGCCCTTCTGCAGAGCAGGTTTCCTTAGCACTAGGTCAGACCTTATCTTGCAAAATGGCGGTTATACCTGTTAACCTTACACAATTTCTCACAGGAAGAGGTGTGAGGCCCGGTGTGAGAGAGAATTCCTTCTAAGAGATGCTAGAACGTGGGGGTAGTTGAATGTGTGACTCTGCTCTAATGATTTCGGTTGAACAGGAAGTGTGTCTTTTCAGCCTCCGATTTCCTCCCTCTGACAAAAAGCCCATATAAGGTAAAGAGTGTCTGTCTCATGAGAGGGGAACTACCTTGCTCCTAAGCATACTGTTCTCTTGTCATGCTGTGTTCTGTCTCATGAGTCTGTTTTCTGAATCtggtaatatatttttttctttttcactaaaGACCTGCCTTTGATGTCCCCAACCCCTGGCTTGGCGGCCCTTTCCTTATTTCTCCCAGTGGCCTACTTTCCCCCAAATCAGCCCCCTTTCCAGTTTCTCCTCATCTCCTCCAGACCTAAGTCTCAGGAAAGGACTTGACCTTGGCaacaataaagtgaaagaaaataacaTGTTAAGTTGTACATCTTTAGTGAGGGAAGTTGCTTATTTCAAAGAATCATAGTTTTAAGCTAAAAAAATCCTGCAGATTTAACAATGGAATTCCTAGCATTAATCAGGAGGTCTTAGATTTCTTCTTGCCTTCAGGTAAGTTCTGTAGCTGATACAGGATCAATATTTTCTCTGATCTttatattgtatgtgtgtgtgtttgtgtgtgcgtgtgtgcactcagttatgtcagactctgcgattccatggactgtagcctgccaggctcctctgtccatgagatttcacaggcaagaatactggagtgggttgccatttccttctccaggggaccttcccgaccctgAAATGGTAAAATATTACCATTTCAGAAGCCTACAACTtgcttcttaatattttcattagTGGTCTTTTTCCGTGAATAATAATTCTCCTATGCCATGTGgagataaaaatctaaaataaatgtaatacagGTAGACATATCAGGTACTTATGCTTGACCCCTTTCAATTAAATAGAAATGGAGGTTGGGCTTTTCATTAAGCATGGTAAATACTGTGAAAACAATGACTTGTGAGCTGGTCCCAGCATACCTTACTAGAATTCACCTTACtgcgtgcacacatgctcagttgtgtctgactctttgcgaccccataaactgtagcttaccaggctcctctgtccatgggatttcccaggcaagaatactggagtgggttgctatgtccttctccaggggatcttcccaacccaaagatcaaacccaagtctcctgcgtcccctgcattggcaggtggattcttgaccactgtgctgcctgggaagctgtTTACtttactaggttttttttttcttggctgggACAAGGGACAAAAACCATGCCCTTGTCCTTATGATGTCATGAGGCCCCACTAAACAGAAGAGCTGTGACCACTTACCAGTGAGGTCCATGGTGATTGGTCCTGGGGCACTTTCACAAACGAGAGTCAGGCGGGTGACCGTGACATTGGGGGCTGTTGGGTCTGCAGGAATTAAAAGGCATTGTGAGCACAGAGAAGAGGCATatacatactgtgtgtgtgtgtgtgtgtgtgtatacatttcaagtaggaaagagagaagatgaaaaagaaaaatggatctcTGTCTCTAGAGGAGAAATAAAGATGGAAGTGGCAGATTCACCAGGCTTGGTCTTAGTGGCCTTGGACCATCCTGTGATGCTATTTCTGCTTCAGGTAACTGAACGCCCACCTTATTCATCAATAGCAAACATTTCCCGAGTGGCTAGGTGCTCTGGGTTGGGTAAGGTGCTCTGCTGGTTGGGCAGGGTGCGTCCGTATCTttgggtcatgtctgactctgccattgTGTATTGGAAATGATGGATGTTAGGTAAGGaatgggaaggagaaagagaagagagaatgtgAGAGACCATGGAGAGAATTCAATTCTGAGTAATAGTCTGAAACTCCTTCTAAATCCTTCCTATGTGTTATATTTGTCTATTTCAAGGCAAAGTATGCCTTACCTCCAAAGAAAACTTGATTATCCATCTATAACTTGGTTTGGCCACATGGAGATTGCAGCTCACTCCCTTAACCTTAGAAGCTTGAGACCC contains:
- the ARHGDIB gene encoding rho GDP-dissociation inhibitor 2, yielding MTEKAPEPHVEEDDDELDGKLNYKPPPQKSLKELQEMDKDDESLTKYKKTLLGDGPVVADPTAPNVTVTRLTLVCESAPGPITMDLTGDLEALKKENFVLKEGVEYRVKINFKVNKDIVSGLKYVQHTYRTGVKVDKATFMVGSYGPRPEEYEFLTPVEEAPKGMLARGTYHNKSFFTDDDKHDHLTWEWNLSIKKDWTE